The proteins below are encoded in one region of Streptomyces cyanogenus:
- a CDS encoding 3-oxoacyl-ACP synthase III family protein, protein MTNPPFFIAGTGAALPGSPVSNDEMAEVLGVSPQWMELFSGIRCRHLCWDPATGDLTHSLADLCEEAADAALNAAGLSPSDLDFLILSTSTPDTLLPTTATVAADRLGLKGLPVYQLQAGCSGAVQALEMAGALIAAGRRTGLVVGGEVTDRFLDISRRPAALPGDDSAGCLLLGDAAGAAAITADPVGACLAVSGLVHRFEGLGRAPGRIVDWNGAGQAGPGRRMLYEDHEAVGACVPALAVDVLDAVLAGVDWQWAEIRYLLPPQLSGRTAERFAAGLGMEGPHEISCVAETGNAASALPLLQLDRLAAEAEEGDRAVALVVEPSKWIVAGLALERVRPAAP, encoded by the coding sequence GAGGTGCTCGGCGTCAGTCCGCAGTGGATGGAGCTGTTCAGCGGGATCCGCTGCCGGCACCTGTGCTGGGACCCGGCCACCGGCGACCTCACCCATTCGCTGGCCGACCTGTGCGAGGAGGCGGCGGACGCGGCGCTGAACGCCGCCGGGCTCAGCCCCTCGGACCTGGACTTCCTGATCCTCAGCACCTCGACCCCGGACACGCTGCTGCCGACCACCGCCACGGTGGCGGCCGACCGGCTCGGTCTGAAGGGGTTGCCCGTCTATCAGTTGCAGGCTGGTTGTTCGGGCGCCGTTCAGGCACTGGAGATGGCCGGTGCGCTGATAGCCGCCGGGCGCCGCACCGGCCTGGTGGTGGGCGGTGAGGTCACCGACCGCTTCCTGGACATCAGCAGGAGGCCGGCCGCACTGCCGGGAGACGACAGTGCCGGCTGCCTGCTGCTGGGTGACGCGGCGGGCGCCGCCGCGATCACGGCCGATCCCGTCGGGGCCTGCCTCGCCGTGTCGGGGCTGGTGCACCGCTTCGAGGGACTGGGCCGCGCGCCCGGGCGGATCGTGGACTGGAACGGAGCGGGGCAGGCCGGACCGGGGCGGCGGATGCTCTACGAGGACCACGAGGCCGTGGGGGCATGCGTCCCCGCGCTGGCCGTAGACGTGCTGGACGCGGTGCTGGCCGGCGTGGACTGGCAGTGGGCCGAGATCCGCTACCTGCTGCCTCCGCAGCTCTCCGGCAGGACGGCGGAGCGGTTCGCCGCGGGCCTCGGCATGGAAGGCCCGCACGAGATCTCGTGCGTCGCGGAAACGGGCAATGCGGCCAGCGCGCTGCCACTGCTGCAGCTGGACCGGCTGGCGGCCGAGGCGGAGGAGGGCGACCGGGCGGTCGCCCTCGTCGTCGAGCCCAGCAAGTGGATCGTGGCCGGGCTCGCCCTGGAACGGGTCCGCCCGGCCGCGCCCTAG